GAGGGTGAGCGCATGCTCGCGACCGCGAACGCCAGCCTCCCGATGAACGTGGGTCCCAGTCAGACGAGGCTGGAAACGGGCAAGCCCGCCGATGTGATCCTGGCCCTGGCTGCCGAGACCCATGCCGACCTGATCGTGCTGGGCAGCCGTGGCCTCAACCCCGTGAAGGAACTCCTGCTCGGCAGCGTGTCCCATCGTATCGTGGCCCACGCGCCCTGTTCCGTCTTCGTGGTCAATCGCCCCGTTCGGACCTGTGACCAGGTCCTGTTGGCGATTGAAGGGAAGTGGGACGGGGAAGCCGCGATCCGATGGCTCAAGGCCAAGCCCTTCCGTGCCATGCCGGAGATCTCGGTGCTCACCGTGCTGCCGTTTTCTCCGCCACCCTGGCCGGCCGGCGCCGCCGTGAGCAAAGCCATGGAACAGGAGGTGGTCGAGCGAGCCTCCTGGTTCCTGGAGGACCTGGTGAAGCAGCTCGTAGCCATGGGGTATCGAGCCAAGCCGCTCGTCCTGGTTGGCTCTCCCGCGGTCGCGATCACGGAACAGATCCAGAAGGCCAAACCGGACCTGTTGTTGATCGGCTGTCGGCAACGAGAGGGTCTGACCCGTTTCGTGCTCGGAAGCGTCTCCCATACATTGCTCCACCGTGCTCCCTGCCCGGTGCTGTTGTTCCATTGACGAGAAGCAGTGCTGAGTGCTCAGTGCTGAGGTCATGCCCCAAGTTCGGCGCAGCCAGTCATTCCAGACAGTAGCGGTTGACCATGGCCGGGTCGAACCGTTCGGCCGCGAGCACGTTCTGCACGAACCGGAAGATCGTGCGGCGCATGGAGATCGTGAGATTGGGATACCAGAGCGGGCTCGCGATCACGAGCCCGCGAAAGGCAAAGAAGGGCGCCGTCGTTTCAAGGATATGATGATCCCCGCTGGCCTCCAGGTACCTGTCCCAAAAGTGGCGGAACAGCACCTCGAACGGACCGGCCAATCTCCCCGACCGCTGGAGCGAGAAGAAGAGGTAGTTGATCGACAGGGAGGTGACATCGTCCGCCGGCTCCCCCCATTCACCCCGCGAGCGATCCAGCACACTAAAATCAGTGCCGGCGCGGAACAGGATGTTCCAGGGGTGGAAGTCCCCGTGGACCTGAGCCAGCCGGGAAGCCCGAGAGCGGAGCCGCCAGCGCCACCGATTGCAGGCCTCCTCGATCGAGCGGAGCAGGGTTTCGTCGATAAACCGGTAGCGGTCCGGATAGCTGTCGGTCAACCCCATGATGCACTCGCCATGGCCGATCAGCTCGCGCATGCGGCGGCGATAGAGCGCCGGGTCGCGCTGTTTCACCCGGTGGATCGAAACCAAATACCGGGCCAGGGCCCCGGCTCGCTGCCGGTCCAGCGTTCTCAATCGCCCGCCGGCCAGCAA
The DNA window shown above is from Nitrospira tepida and carries:
- a CDS encoding universal stress protein, which gives rise to MRIILAVDGSDQSHAATQALAHLARAEQVTVVHVLDVPVPAFPMVVPEASQALFQNIQKTMQEEGERMLATANASLPMNVGPSQTRLETGKPADVILALAAETHADLIVLGSRGLNPVKELLLGSVSHRIVAHAPCSVFVVNRPVRTCDQVLLAIEGKWDGEAAIRWLKAKPFRAMPEISVLTVLPFSPPPWPAGAAVSKAMEQEVVERASWFLEDLVKQLVAMGYRAKPLVLVGSPAVAITEQIQKAKPDLLLIGCRQREGLTRFVLGSVSHTLLHRAPCPVLLFH
- a CDS encoding phosphotransferase family protein — encoded protein: MPTLKKRHLEQYLRQRFGRGTELLSYGRIGQESSESDLKGFGYGKPIRVTYRMGGQVRSVVLSTMSPGPFGHEHPADRAQAMLMDYDTYGKLPRHVKAVDVGAFAGDGSLFSVADAREFFVLIEWVKGQSYHVDFERLLAGGRLRTLDRQRAGALARYLVSIHRVKQRDPALYRRRMRELIGHGECIMGLTDSYPDRYRFIDETLLRSIEEACNRWRWRLRSRASRLAQVHGDFHPWNILFRAGTDFSVLDRSRGEWGEPADDVTSLSINYLFFSLQRSGRLAGPFEVLFRHFWDRYLEASGDHHILETTAPFFAFRGLVIASPLWYPNLTISMRRTIFRFVQNVLAAERFDPAMVNRYCLE